The following coding sequences are from one Candidatus Hydrogenedentota bacterium window:
- a CDS encoding helix-turn-helix transcriptional regulator, with the protein MDDSLDAIWKALADPTRRAILDELRLGPRTTTDLVALFPDLSRFAVMKHMDVLREAGLILTKAEGRRRINSLNVIPIRMIYERWVSPFEDLWAGPLVRLKNRLEGKD; encoded by the coding sequence ATGGACGACAGCCTCGACGCCATTTGGAAGGCCCTGGCCGACCCGACGCGCCGCGCGATTCTTGATGAATTGCGACTGGGCCCCCGCACCACCACGGACCTCGTGGCGCTCTTTCCCGATTTGTCCCGCTTCGCGGTGATGAAGCACATGGATGTGCTCCGCGAAGCGGGACTGATACTGACGAAGGCGGAAGGGCGCAGGCGAATCAACTCGCTCAACGTGATTCCCATCCGCATGATTTACGAGCGCTGGGTGAGCCCATTTGAAGATCTCTGGGCCGGGCCGCTGGTGCGATTGAAAAATAGGCTGGAAGGGAAGGACTAA
- a CDS encoding SRPBCC domain-containing protein yields the protein MSTTPETPSIMNIELELDIAATPQAVFDGYVEEMINGPGGNTPMKMELWPGGRWFRDFGNNTGHLWAHVQSIKPPHLIEFCGPLFMSAPVANNIIVRIEETASGAKMKFRHQCLGVIPDEMREGMTKGWGEMLAKAKATAEG from the coding sequence ATGTCCACCACACCCGAAACCCCCTCCATCATGAACATCGAACTGGAACTCGACATCGCCGCAACGCCCCAGGCCGTCTTTGATGGTTATGTGGAGGAAATGATCAATGGACCCGGCGGGAATACGCCGATGAAGATGGAATTGTGGCCCGGGGGCCGCTGGTTCCGGGATTTCGGCAACAACACGGGCCACCTGTGGGCGCACGTGCAATCGATCAAGCCGCCGCACCTGATTGAATTCTGCGGTCCCCTCTTCATGTCCGCGCCCGTGGCGAACAACATCATCGTTCGCATCGAGGAAACGGCGAGCGGGGCGAAAATGAAGTTCCGCCACCAGTGCCTGGGCGTCATCCCCGATGAAATGCGTGAAGGCATGACCAAGGGCTGGGGCGAAATGCTGGCGAAGGCGAAGGCCACGGCGGAGGGCTGA
- a CDS encoding DEAD/DEAH box helicase: MATDKPVIVQSDRSILLETDGPAYAEARDCLAGFAELVKSPEHIHTYRITPLSLWNAAAAGMTVKEVLDGLLLYSKYEIPQNITAEVEEQIGRYGRLKLYKQPEDGQLVIESDDSMLIMEILNQKSVQPYVTGTPDMKRILVKPADRGNVKCALIKLGFPVEDLAGYAEGAPLTVNLRETCLSGREFGLRKYQKESVEAFHANGTNRGGSGVVVLPCGAGKTVVAIGALATVKTHTLILTTNTVALRQWKNEILDKTDLTEDQIGEYSGETKTIRPVTLATYQVLTYRKTKDGPFLHFGLFDEGQWGLVIYDEVHLLPAPVFRATASLQARRRLGLTATLVREDAREDDVFSLIGPKKYDVPWKVLEKQGWIATAICSEIRIRLPESERYNYAVSPKRLKFRIASCNPSKARMCEFLINRHKDDNVLIIGQFLDQLKELSKKFGAPIITGRTPNGEREKLYAAFRTGEIKLLIVSKVANFAIDLPDANIAIQVSGTFGSRQEEAQRLGRILRPKSEENVVARFYSLVSRDTCDQDYSVKRQLFLTEQGYRYEILTEDQVLAAEEASQLPG; encoded by the coding sequence ATGGCAACCGATAAACCTGTAATCGTCCAATCTGATCGCTCGATCCTGCTCGAAACCGATGGGCCCGCTTACGCCGAGGCGCGGGACTGCCTTGCGGGTTTTGCGGAGCTGGTAAAATCACCGGAACACATCCACACCTACCGCATCACGCCCCTCTCGCTCTGGAATGCGGCGGCGGCGGGCATGACGGTGAAGGAGGTGCTGGATGGACTGCTGCTCTACAGCAAGTATGAGATTCCCCAGAACATAACGGCGGAAGTGGAAGAGCAAATCGGGCGTTATGGCCGCCTCAAGCTGTACAAGCAGCCCGAAGACGGCCAACTGGTCATCGAATCCGACGATTCCATGCTGATCATGGAAATTCTCAACCAGAAATCGGTCCAGCCATATGTGACGGGCACGCCGGACATGAAGCGGATTCTGGTGAAGCCGGCGGATCGGGGCAACGTCAAATGCGCCCTGATCAAGCTGGGTTTCCCCGTGGAAGACCTTGCGGGCTATGCCGAGGGCGCACCGCTGACGGTGAACCTGCGGGAAACCTGCCTTTCGGGGCGGGAGTTTGGCCTGCGCAAGTACCAGAAAGAATCGGTGGAGGCCTTCCACGCCAACGGCACCAACCGGGGTGGCAGCGGCGTCGTGGTGCTGCCCTGCGGCGCGGGGAAGACGGTGGTCGCTATCGGGGCCCTGGCGACCGTGAAGACCCATACCTTGATTCTTACGACCAATACCGTGGCCCTGCGCCAATGGAAGAATGAGATTCTCGACAAGACCGACCTGACGGAAGATCAGATCGGCGAGTACAGCGGCGAGACCAAGACTATCCGCCCGGTGACCCTGGCCACCTATCAGGTGCTGACCTACCGCAAGACGAAAGACGGCCCCTTTTTGCACTTTGGCCTTTTCGACGAGGGGCAGTGGGGCCTGGTGATCTACGACGAGGTCCATCTCCTGCCCGCGCCCGTGTTCCGCGCCACGGCCTCCCTCCAGGCGCGCCGGCGTCTCGGGCTCACCGCCACCCTCGTGCGCGAAGACGCCCGGGAGGACGACGTCTTCAGCCTCATCGGCCCAAAGAAATACGACGTGCCCTGGAAGGTGCTGGAAAAGCAGGGCTGGATCGCCACGGCCATCTGCTCCGAAATCCGCATCCGCCTGCCCGAGAGCGAGCGCTACAACTACGCCGTGTCGCCCAAGCGCCTGAAGTTTCGCATCGCCTCGTGCAATCCGTCCAAGGCCAGAATGTGCGAGTTTCTCATCAACCGGCACAAGGACGACAATGTCCTCATCATCGGCCAGTTCCTCGATCAGCTCAAGGAGCTTTCAAAGAAGTTCGGTGCGCCCATCATTACCGGGCGCACGCCCAACGGCGAGCGCGAAAAGCTTTATGCGGCCTTCCGCACCGGCGAAATCAAGCTGCTCATCGTGTCCAAGGTGGCCAACTTCGCCATCGACCTGCCCGACGCCAACATCGCCATTCAGGTTTCCGGCACCTTCGGCAGCCGCCAGGAGGAGGCCCAGCGCCTCGGGCGAATCCTGCGGCCCAAGAGCGAGGAGAACGTGGTGGCGCGGTTTTACTCGCTGGTCTCCCGCGACACCTGCGATCAAGACTACTCGGTGAAGCGGCAGTTGTTTCTGACGGAGCAAGGCTATCGCTACGAGATCCTGACCGAGGATCAGGTGCTGGCGGCGGAAGAGGCCTCGCAGCTCCCCGGTTAA
- a CDS encoding ATP-dependent Clp protease proteolytic subunit has translation MLRVLGFLSLMILALNGAVAQEPAVESSPVPAENAPAGETAPTIPSWAADSTATSVDAAPPAPVHEATGEPFVVICRIEEEIDEGVAVIVERAVREAENASALLFVINTPGGRVDSAIEITSSIMSVKCPTIAFIEGMGAISAGALISYSCDYIYMAEGSNIGASTPIMPGVETTAEMDEKSNSFVRGKYRALGEANGHDPILGEAMVDRNMEVRAYRNPDGTYRIFEVDAGKSEIAREQNKDALDVILDSITEGNGEGAEDIKKVLRDVLDVPAPEGTPETAPEPGSPDEDYRALLNANTELVSARGELLTMTSNEAVHFGLAKSITTDIDDTLREHLLGSVDRLEIIPTWEEALFAFLTSPTIAGLLLMAGLGSIYVEVRTPGFGGAGILGAACLALFFGSHMVIGMADWIDLALIVAGFLLILAEVFLLPGFGLAGVAGFACLLGGCYLALVKAPMPEFSWEFAATHQALYTLCVGMFSFIGFVLVSGFILPYTPLGNAMILGTALDSEAGYTSQSDEATQAIAGLRGVAATKLRPAGKGRFGDQKLDVVTRGEFLDEGTPIVILSSDGNRIVVSQAEEPLNGWRTD, from the coding sequence ATGCTACGGGTTTTAGGCTTCCTATCCCTGATGATCCTGGCGCTGAACGGCGCCGTTGCCCAGGAGCCTGCGGTGGAGTCCTCTCCCGTGCCCGCGGAAAACGCCCCTGCGGGCGAGACCGCCCCCACGATTCCCTCCTGGGCTGCCGATTCCACCGCCACATCCGTGGATGCCGCCCCTCCGGCTCCCGTTCACGAAGCAACCGGCGAACCCTTTGTGGTCATCTGCCGTATCGAAGAAGAAATCGACGAGGGTGTGGCTGTCATCGTTGAGCGGGCGGTGCGCGAAGCCGAAAACGCATCCGCGCTGCTGTTCGTCATCAACACCCCCGGCGGCCGCGTGGATTCCGCCATCGAAATAACCTCCAGCATCATGTCCGTGAAGTGCCCCACCATCGCCTTTATTGAAGGCATGGGCGCCATCTCGGCGGGTGCGCTGATCAGCTATTCCTGCGACTATATCTACATGGCCGAAGGATCCAACATCGGCGCGTCCACCCCCATCATGCCCGGCGTGGAGACCACCGCGGAGATGGACGAGAAGTCCAATTCCTTCGTTCGCGGCAAGTACCGCGCCCTGGGCGAGGCCAACGGCCACGACCCTATCCTGGGTGAGGCCATGGTGGACCGTAACATGGAAGTGCGGGCCTACCGCAATCCCGACGGCACCTATCGCATCTTTGAAGTGGACGCCGGAAAATCCGAAATCGCCCGCGAACAGAACAAGGACGCCCTCGACGTAATACTTGATTCCATTACCGAAGGCAACGGTGAAGGCGCCGAGGATATTAAGAAGGTACTCCGCGATGTACTGGACGTTCCCGCGCCTGAGGGGACGCCGGAAACAGCGCCCGAGCCCGGCTCGCCGGATGAGGACTACCGCGCCCTGCTCAACGCCAACACGGAGCTGGTGAGCGCCCGGGGCGAACTGCTCACCATGACTTCGAATGAGGCCGTGCACTTTGGCCTGGCAAAAAGCATTACGACCGATATCGATGACACCCTGCGCGAGCACCTGCTGGGCAGCGTGGATCGCCTCGAAATCATTCCCACGTGGGAAGAGGCGCTCTTCGCTTTCCTGACCAGCCCCACCATTGCCGGGTTACTGCTGATGGCCGGACTGGGCAGTATCTATGTGGAAGTCCGCACGCCCGGTTTCGGCGGCGCGGGCATCCTCGGCGCGGCGTGTCTGGCGTTGTTCTTCGGGTCCCACATGGTTATCGGCATGGCCGACTGGATCGATCTCGCCCTGATTGTCGCGGGATTCCTGCTCATCCTTGCCGAGGTGTTTCTGTTGCCCGGATTCGGCCTCGCCGGCGTGGCCGGATTCGCCTGTCTGCTGGGCGGTTGTTACCTGGCCCTCGTCAAGGCGCCCATGCCCGAGTTTTCCTGGGAGTTCGCCGCCACGCATCAGGCCCTGTACACCCTGTGCGTGGGCATGTTCAGCTTCATCGGGTTCGTCCTGGTCTCGGGCTTTATCCTGCCCTACACTCCGCTGGGCAACGCCATGATTCTGGGTACCGCCCTCGATTCGGAAGCGGGCTATACCTCCCAGTCCGACGAGGCCACCCAGGCCATTGCCGGTTTGCGCGGCGTGGCGGCCACCAAATTGCGCCCGGCGGGCAAGGGGCGCTTCGGCGATCAAAAGCTCGACGTGGTCACCCGGGGCGAATTCCTGGACGAAGGCACCCCTATTGTCATCCTCTCCTCCGACGGAAACCGCATCGTGGTCTCCCAGGCGGAGGAGCCCCTGAACGGCTGGCGGACCGACTGA
- a CDS encoding NfeD family protein codes for MFWPLFLFFLGISLIVLEFVLPGVVCGIGGVVLLCISAVMGIAAYPDYTFMIIMGEFMGVAIGIGIGLVLLSKTSSATGLALGTSLSEESGYVNLPSNTGLVGRRGLVMTALRPSGTIVVDGERHDAVSDGDFINEGETVRVTEVHGNRVVVERCDGIGAELNA; via the coding sequence ATGTTCTGGCCGCTTTTCCTTTTCTTTCTGGGCATATCCCTGATCGTGCTCGAGTTTGTCCTTCCCGGCGTCGTCTGCGGCATCGGGGGTGTGGTGCTCCTCTGCATTTCCGCAGTTATGGGCATCGCCGCCTACCCCGACTATACCTTCATGATCATCATGGGCGAGTTCATGGGCGTGGCCATCGGCATAGGGATTGGCCTGGTCCTCCTCTCCAAGACCAGCAGCGCCACCGGTCTTGCCCTGGGCACCAGCCTCTCGGAAGAGTCCGGCTACGTCAACCTGCCGTCCAACACCGGCCTCGTAGGGCGGCGCGGCCTCGTCATGACCGCCCTGCGGCCCTCCGGCACCATTGTGGTGGACGGCGAGCGTCACGACGCCGTGTCCGATGGCGACTTCATCAATGAGGGTGAAACGGTCCGGGTTACGGAAGTGCACGGCAACCGTGTGGTCGTCGAGCGATGCGATGGTATCGGCGCCGAATTGAATGCATAA
- the floA gene encoding flotillin-like protein FloA (flotillin-like protein involved in membrane lipid rafts) — protein MAAPRERKNTVGDYLWIVFIVGGIVCLILAGVLFSFLSLWIQALASGAKVSMPSLVFMKLRKIRPQTIVYSRINAVKAGINLGVNELEAHYLAGGNVQRVVAALIAANKANIPLSFQQATAIDLAGRDVLDAVKTSVNPKVIDCPDPTRGTDTVAAVAMDGIQLKAKARVTVRTNINRLVGGATEATIIARVGEGIVTTIGSSETHKKVLENPDMISKTVLARGLDAGTAFEILSIDIADIDVGENIGAHLQIKQAEADKQIAQARAEERRAMAKAREAEMQAQVIEMQAKVVEAESEVPRAMAEAFRSGNLGIMDYYKMKNVMADTDMRASIAKTDDDTKK, from the coding sequence ATGGCGGCGCCAAGGGAAAGGAAGAATACCGTGGGTGACTATCTCTGGATTGTGTTTATTGTCGGAGGCATCGTGTGCCTCATTCTGGCGGGCGTGCTGTTCAGCTTCCTGTCGCTCTGGATCCAGGCGCTCGCCTCGGGCGCCAAGGTCAGTATGCCGAGTCTGGTCTTCATGAAGCTGCGGAAAATCCGGCCCCAGACCATCGTCTACAGTCGAATCAACGCCGTGAAGGCCGGTATCAACCTCGGGGTAAACGAGCTTGAAGCCCACTACCTCGCCGGCGGCAACGTCCAGCGCGTGGTGGCCGCCCTTATCGCCGCGAACAAGGCCAACATTCCCCTCTCCTTCCAGCAGGCGACGGCCATCGACCTGGCGGGTCGCGACGTGCTTGACGCAGTGAAGACCTCCGTAAACCCGAAGGTCATCGACTGCCCCGATCCCACCCGGGGCACGGACACCGTGGCCGCCGTGGCCATGGACGGTATCCAGCTCAAGGCCAAGGCCCGCGTGACCGTGCGCACGAACATCAACCGCCTGGTGGGCGGCGCCACGGAAGCCACCATCATCGCCCGCGTGGGTGAAGGTATCGTGACGACCATCGGCTCCTCCGAAACGCACAAGAAGGTGCTCGAAAACCCCGACATGATCTCCAAGACCGTGCTCGCGCGCGGCCTGGACGCCGGTACCGCCTTCGAAATTCTCTCCATCGACATCGCCGATATCGACGTGGGCGAGAACATCGGCGCCCACCTGCAGATCAAGCAGGCCGAAGCCGACAAGCAGATCGCCCAGGCCCGCGCCGAAGAGCGCCGCGCCATGGCGAAGGCCCGCGAAGCGGAAATGCAGGCCCAGGTAATCGAGATGCAGGCGAAAGTGGTCGAGGCCGAATCCGAAGTGCCCCGCGCCATGGCGGAAGCCTTCCGCAGCGGCAATCTCGGCATCATGGACTATTACAAGATGAAAAACGTGATGGCCGATACCGACATGCGCGCTTCCATCGCCAAGACGGACGACGACACGAAGAAATAG
- a CDS encoding DUF1559 domain-containing protein gives MKRKGFTLIELLVVIAIIGILAAILLPALARAREAARRASCQNNLKQWGLVYKMFANESKGQVWPSRGPDYRDPASGTYDGPNGWEIAPEYLTDANIYWCPSDAESDGTGDRQGQSLDRYMSTCTHQEPGIPGPAVGQKFVRLPVFSYVYYGYSLTWNQADPGLTAGTGTIWGAFPGSLNGFWLTTVQFNASQPAWANWTKGGHLSDISNIKFEDGTTGTVNRLREGVERFSITDINNPGASATAQSTMPVMWDTTIAYSPAYKVVLDAVGAGADYNPSVVVDNFSHVPGGANILFMDGHAEFVKYPSDKMWPVSKKAKDAGAYT, from the coding sequence ATGAAAAGAAAAGGCTTTACCCTGATCGAGCTGCTGGTGGTCATCGCCATCATCGGCATCCTCGCCGCCATCCTGCTGCCGGCGCTCGCCCGCGCGCGGGAAGCGGCGCGTCGCGCCAGTTGCCAGAACAACCTCAAGCAGTGGGGCCTGGTGTACAAAATGTTCGCCAATGAATCCAAAGGACAGGTCTGGCCCTCGCGCGGTCCGGATTATCGCGATCCCGCGTCCGGCACCTATGACGGTCCCAACGGCTGGGAAATTGCTCCGGAATACCTCACGGACGCCAACATCTACTGGTGCCCCTCCGATGCGGAATCTGATGGCACCGGTGATCGCCAGGGTCAGTCGCTGGACCGCTATATGAGCACCTGCACGCACCAGGAGCCTGGAATTCCCGGCCCCGCGGTTGGTCAGAAGTTCGTCCGTCTGCCCGTTTTCAGCTACGTCTATTACGGGTATTCTCTCACCTGGAATCAGGCCGATCCCGGGCTGACGGCCGGCACCGGCACCATCTGGGGCGCGTTCCCCGGATCGCTCAATGGTTTCTGGCTGACCACCGTGCAGTTCAACGCCTCCCAGCCCGCCTGGGCCAACTGGACCAAGGGCGGTCACCTGAGCGACATCAGCAACATCAAGTTTGAAGACGGCACCACGGGCACGGTCAATCGCCTCCGCGAGGGTGTTGAGCGCTTCTCCATCACGGACATCAACAATCCGGGCGCCTCGGCTACGGCCCAGTCGACCATGCCGGTCATGTGGGATACAACGATCGCCTACAGTCCCGCCTACAAAGTCGTGCTTGACGCCGTGGGCGCGGGCGCGGATTACAACCCCAGCGTGGTCGTGGACAATTTCAGCCACGTTCCCGGCGGCGCGAACATTCTCTTCATGGATGGTCACGCGGAATTCGTGAAGTATCCTTCCGATAAGATGTGGCCCGTCAGCAAGAAAGCCAAGGACGCTGGCGCCTACACCTGA
- the recO gene encoding DNA repair protein RecO, with protein sequence MSQEKSEAHVLRAVDFSETSRIVTFLTPERGQLACIAKGVRRKNSPLASVLGTMNRVELVYYWKEGRSVQTLGEASLLEPFARIKSDLERGAYAAFPLEIALKVAHENEPCRTFYDALSHGLYSLNAWDGPARDHCCWQAARLLAAAGFTPELFECVQCGREIGDNCGFDFGAGVVCGACTPDRRIDRDILGDLRSVFAMESSCPPLASAAISFRIIRTFAIRQTETDYRSLRVLDDMFV encoded by the coding sequence GTGTCCCAGGAGAAGTCCGAGGCCCATGTGCTTCGTGCGGTCGACTTCAGCGAAACGAGCCGGATCGTGACCTTTCTGACACCGGAGCGCGGCCAGTTGGCCTGCATTGCAAAAGGCGTGCGACGAAAGAACAGTCCCCTCGCCTCGGTGCTGGGCACCATGAATCGGGTGGAGCTGGTGTATTACTGGAAAGAGGGGCGTTCCGTGCAGACCTTGGGGGAGGCCAGCCTGCTGGAGCCCTTTGCGCGGATCAAGTCCGATCTGGAGCGGGGGGCCTACGCGGCCTTCCCCCTGGAAATCGCCCTCAAGGTTGCCCATGAGAATGAACCCTGCCGGACCTTCTACGACGCCCTTTCCCATGGTCTTTACAGCCTGAACGCCTGGGATGGCCCCGCCCGCGACCACTGCTGCTGGCAGGCCGCCCGACTCCTGGCGGCGGCGGGATTCACGCCCGAGCTCTTCGAATGTGTGCAATGCGGGCGTGAAATAGGCGATAATTGCGGCTTCGACTTCGGCGCGGGTGTCGTCTGCGGCGCGTGTACGCCGGATCGCCGCATCGACCGGGACATCCTGGGCGATCTGCGATCGGTCTTTGCGATGGAGTCGTCCTGTCCGCCCCTGGCCTCGGCGGCGATTTCCTTCCGGATCATTCGCACCTTCGCGATACGCCAGACGGAAACCGACTACCGGAGCCTGCGCGTGCTGGACGACATGTTCGTCTAG
- a CDS encoding GNAT family N-acetyltransferase produces MSEKNFVAATKLEVSFDQAGFVAPNVFTIAESKVFNYLMPRVLRRGRKAIGFALYGQDPETERYHILRLMIGASYQGRGFGREAVRLLVSEIQARNGGSCPVYLGVAPGNGRAIRLYEGMGFEATGEVDGGEVVYRLNETKAARMSGREA; encoded by the coding sequence TTGTCCGAGAAGAATTTTGTGGCGGCGACGAAGCTGGAGGTGTCCTTCGATCAGGCGGGCTTCGTGGCGCCGAACGTGTTCACCATCGCGGAGTCGAAGGTGTTTAACTACCTCATGCCCCGGGTGCTTCGCCGCGGAAGGAAAGCCATCGGCTTCGCCCTCTACGGGCAGGATCCGGAGACGGAGCGCTACCACATACTCCGGCTGATGATAGGCGCGTCCTATCAGGGCCGGGGATTTGGCCGCGAGGCCGTGCGCCTGCTGGTGTCGGAAATCCAGGCGAGAAACGGCGGGTCCTGTCCCGTGTACCTCGGCGTGGCGCCCGGCAACGGGCGCGCGATCCGGCTCTACGAGGGCATGGGCTTTGAGGCGACGGGCGAAGTGGACGGGGGCGAAGTAGTTTATCGACTGAATGAAACGAAGGCCGCGCGGATGAGCGGCCGCGAAGCTTAA
- the lepA gene encoding elongation factor 4, with the protein MAQSHIRNFCIIAHIDHGKSTLADRLLQFTHTIEDRKLKEQTLDTMDIERERGITIKSVAVRMEYTAKNGETYMLHLIDTPGHVDFAYEVSRSLAACEGALLLVDAAQGVEAQTLANAYKAVDQNLEIIPVINKIDLPSADIENARRQIEDLIGLDSDEAVLASAKSGIGTQDVLEAVVNKMPAPKGNPDAPLRALIFDASYDSYRGVIVYMRVVDGSIRKGQKVQLMSTGIKYDVAEVGCFTPAIRALPTLEAGEVGYMICNIKTLQDTKVGDTVTDGHKPAAEALPGYEEVKPVVFCGMYPAIATDYNELRDALDKLSLNDASFDYVADSSDALGLGFRLGFLGLLHMEIIQERLEREFNLTLVCTMPNVAYRITKTDGSETILEKASQMPPAGEIQLCEEPYIEADIMCPTEYLSTVIDLCKKKRGIHVRVDYIDGNRCMAVYQMPLSEIVVDFYDKLKSYTRGYGSLDYRIIGYRPGNLVKLDILLNSESVDALSVIVHRDNAVTVGKALASKLRTLIPRQQYEVAIQAAIGGKIIVRETVKAMRKNVTAKCYGGDITRKRKLLEKQKEGKKRMKQVGTVEVPQEAFMALLRVSEDSDR; encoded by the coding sequence ATGGCTCAATCGCACATTCGTAATTTCTGCATTATCGCCCACATCGACCACGGCAAGTCGACGCTCGCCGATCGCCTGCTCCAGTTTACGCACACCATCGAAGATCGCAAGCTCAAAGAGCAGACCCTCGACACGATGGATATCGAGCGGGAGCGCGGCATCACGATCAAGTCGGTGGCGGTGCGCATGGAGTACACCGCCAAGAACGGCGAGACCTACATGCTCCACCTGATCGATACGCCGGGTCACGTGGACTTCGCGTACGAGGTCTCGCGCAGCCTGGCCGCCTGCGAGGGCGCGCTCCTCCTGGTGGACGCCGCCCAGGGCGTGGAGGCCCAGACCCTGGCCAACGCCTACAAGGCCGTGGACCAGAATCTGGAGATCATCCCCGTCATCAACAAAATCGACCTGCCCAGCGCCGATATCGAAAACGCGCGCCGCCAGATCGAGGACCTGATCGGCCTCGACTCCGACGAGGCCGTGCTGGCCAGCGCCAAGTCGGGCATTGGAACGCAAGACGTGCTCGAAGCGGTCGTCAACAAGATGCCCGCCCCCAAAGGCAACCCGGACGCGCCCCTGCGCGCGCTGATCTTCGACGCCTCCTACGACAGCTATCGCGGCGTGATCGTGTACATGCGCGTGGTGGACGGCAGCATCCGCAAGGGCCAGAAGGTGCAGTTGATGTCCACGGGCATCAAGTATGACGTGGCCGAGGTGGGCTGTTTCACGCCGGCCATACGCGCCCTCCCGACCCTCGAAGCCGGCGAAGTGGGCTATATGATCTGCAACATCAAGACGTTGCAGGACACCAAAGTGGGCGATACCGTCACCGATGGTCACAAGCCCGCCGCGGAAGCGCTGCCGGGCTACGAGGAAGTGAAGCCCGTCGTGTTCTGCGGCATGTACCCCGCCATCGCCACGGACTACAACGAGCTCCGGGACGCCCTGGACAAGCTGAGCCTCAATGACGCTTCGTTCGACTATGTCGCGGACAGCTCCGACGCCCTCGGCCTGGGCTTTCGCCTGGGCTTCCTGGGCCTGCTCCACATGGAGATTATCCAGGAGCGCCTGGAACGCGAGTTCAATCTCACCCTCGTTTGCACCATGCCCAACGTGGCCTACCGCATTACCAAGACGGACGGCAGCGAGACGATCCTGGAGAAGGCCTCGCAGATGCCGCCCGCGGGCGAGATTCAATTGTGCGAGGAACCCTATATCGAAGCGGACATCATGTGTCCCACGGAATACCTCAGCACCGTCATCGACCTCTGCAAGAAAAAACGCGGCATCCATGTGCGCGTGGACTACATCGACGGCAACCGCTGCATGGCGGTCTATCAAATGCCCCTTTCGGAAATCGTGGTGGACTTCTACGACAAACTCAAGTCCTACACCCGCGGCTATGGATCGCTGGATTACCGGATCATCGGCTATCGCCCCGGAAACCTCGTCAAACTCGACATTCTCTTGAACTCCGAATCGGTCGACGCCCTTTCGGTTATCGTCCACCGGGACAACGCGGTGACGGTGGGCAAGGCGCTGGCCTCCAAACTGCGCACCTTGATCCCGCGTCAGCAATACGAAGTGGCCATTCAGGCCGCCATCGGCGGCAAGATCATCGTGCGCGAGACCGTCAAGGCCATGCGCAAGAACGTGACGGCCAAGTGCTACGGCGGCGATATCACCCGCAAGCGAAAACTGCTCGAAAAGCAGAAGGAAGGTAAGAAGCGCATGAAGCAAGTTGGAACCGTGGAAGTGCCCCAGGAGGCCTTCATGGCCCTCTTGCGCGTCAGCGAAGATTCGGACCGGTAA
- the lepB gene encoding signal peptidase I, producing the protein MAEKTENPAAAPAEEAPRPGWLRQIREIAILLLVIFTIKACIVDQYSIPSGSMEPTLHGNENMFLGDRVLTNKLLFGPRIPFTTIRLMDWWEPQRWDIVVFKPPAGGSEHPRLIKRVVGLPGERVQLKDGKLLINGEVVPFGKTMPKDFEGYWGYAEIERASRLAPEPEARAAFTQMLQKYPPKYGCLPGDEYQVVPEGHYFMLGDNSLNSVDGRMYGWVPRDHLYGRASAVFWPIGHARDFTGFSHTWWGKLLLFGIPTLIVGFEVRQWRKERAEKLARAK; encoded by the coding sequence ATGGCAGAAAAGACCGAGAATCCCGCTGCGGCTCCCGCCGAAGAAGCCCCGCGCCCCGGATGGTTGCGACAGATTCGCGAAATCGCCATTCTGCTCCTGGTCATCTTCACGATCAAGGCCTGCATCGTCGATCAATACAGCATTCCCTCCGGTTCCATGGAGCCCACGCTCCACGGCAACGAGAACATGTTTCTGGGCGATCGCGTGCTGACGAACAAGCTGCTGTTTGGGCCGCGCATCCCCTTCACCACCATCCGCCTCATGGACTGGTGGGAGCCGCAACGCTGGGACATCGTGGTGTTCAAACCCCCGGCGGGCGGGAGCGAGCATCCGCGCCTGATCAAGCGCGTCGTGGGCCTGCCGGGCGAGCGCGTTCAGTTGAAGGATGGCAAATTGCTCATCAACGGCGAGGTGGTGCCCTTTGGCAAGACCATGCCGAAGGACTTCGAGGGGTACTGGGGCTATGCCGAGATTGAGCGGGCCTCCCGCCTGGCCCCCGAGCCCGAGGCGCGAGCCGCTTTTACGCAGATGCTCCAGAAATATCCGCCCAAGTACGGCTGCCTGCCGGGCGATGAGTACCAGGTCGTGCCCGAGGGCCACTACTTCATGCTGGGCGACAACAGTCTCAACAGCGTGGATGGCCGCATGTATGGATGGGTGCCCCGGGACCACCTCTATGGCCGCGCTTCGGCCGTGTTCTGGCCCATCGGCCACGCACGGGATTTCACCGGCTTTTCCCACACCTGGTGGGGCAAGCTGCTCCTCTTCGGCATTCCCACGCTGATCGTCGGCTTTGAAGTCCGCCAGTGGCGAAAAGAGCGCGCGGAGAAGTTGGCGCGGGCGAAGTAG